The genomic stretch AACTTATCGGATACTGTTCGGACAGTGAAAATAGGCTTTTGGTGTACGAGTACATGTCCAACGGAAGCTTAGAGAATCACTTGTTCAGACGTGAGTAGCTTGATAATTACTGTCATTCTGTACAATGGCTAAAATTTGCATGCACATTGTTTATTTTGGTATATATATCGTCTTACAGGAGGGGATCAGCCAATTTCTTGGGAAACAAGGCTTAAAGTGGCTATTGGTGCGGCCAAAGGTCTCTCTTTTCTTCATGATGCTGAATCACAAGTCATATATCGTAATTTCAAGCCTTCAAAGATTTTAGTAGATGCGGTATGTTGGTTGACGATGTAAATCCTTCTTGCTGCTTCTACCACTTTTCGAATTAGTTTTTGATATTTGTTCAACTTTCAGGACTTTCATGCCAAGCTATCAGATATTGGACTGGCAAAGGCGGGACCTACAGGAGATCATACTCATGTGTCAACTGAGGTCATAGGCACTTGGGGTTATGCAGCACCTGAGTATGTAGCTATAGGTGCACCATTTTTCTCCATCGTCCAATTTTATTCCCGATGTTTCATTTTGTAAGTTGGGAAACTGGTTACAGTTTTCTAAATGAACAAACAGTATATAGAAATTTTGACAGTATCTATTTTTCTATGTGTAAGTTGACAGTAtccatttttctttttcaatagGCCATCTGTCAACTAAGAGTGATGTCTACAGTTATGGGGTTGTGTTACTTGAACTATTAACCGGACGCCGTGCATATGATAGATCAAAAGTTACCGAGGAGCAGGATCTGGTTGATTGGGCAAAGCCATACCTAGGTGACAGAAGAAAGTTATTCCGAATCATGGATACCAAATTGGAAGACCAATATCCCCAAAAAGCAGCTTTAAAAGTTGCTTCACTTGCTGTACAATGCATTAACTCTGAACCGAGATTAAGGCCTAAAATGTCTGAGGTGGTAGAGGAACTTGAGAAACTGTAAGACCAGAAAAGCGCCATCAAACATTTAGATGTAGGCCTCGTGAAGACATCCAGTCCTGTAAGGTCTTCAAGAAGCCATCGTTGTTCTTCGATGAATTTTACTCCCCAAGCATCTCCATTGTTTCTGCTTCTTCATTTCTCATATTTCTCAGCTTAAAGAAAGAATGCGTGGCCAGCTTCATGTTTTTCCGGCTTGCATCCAACCATTTACGATAGCCCTTAAGGTACTATGGTAATGTCATTGCAGACATGGTGATTCCGATTATGGTTCCTGATCTATTACGTTTATTTTGTTGAAGTTCTAGACGCTAACTTTGGTCAACCTTAATTACGGTCTGAGATTGAGGCTCGTCACAAATTTGCAGAAAATGGTTTGCTAAAATCTGTAAAATGTACATTCACAAAGTGATTTGCAAATTTGAAGTTCTACAATCTGCACCCTCATCTTTGTGTTTCCCTCTTATGAGTCATGACCCGACTTAAATAACTCGACTCGAACCCTATCCCCACCAAAACTAAGGGCTTGAATATTAATCGAAATACGAATTGACCAGACTCTATCCAACCCGACCCAAGTATTTATTATCACATATTAACCGTCATCCCCAACACATGATGTTATTGATGTATATTAATTtgattttccctccaaaactTAATCCATCACTAATCAATGCCACGTCATCAAAAATTACTTCTTAACGGCCGTTATGCTAAGAGGTACTATGGACACAAAAATAGAACCTCAAGAGTATCATGGGCAAATTCTTAAAAGTAGGGTTTACCATGAAAATCTCACAAATTTAAGAGGTACCATTGAAAATTTTCGTATAGTTAATGTTATATGTACTTTCAGTACGGCCTTGCCCAAAAGTAGCAGGACACGAAGCTTAGAGTCGATCCTATGGTAAAGTCTTATAAGTCGGGTGAAAATACGATTCATGTCTAATCTGGGTTGGATTAAGGTTAGAGTACGTGACAAACTATAACCGAAATTGTTTGACATTACCAATTACTGTATAATTATATATCCCTTATTTTTTATTAATGTAGTCAGTAGCGGAGCGaggatttgaacttagggggGCGAAAATTTTTCGGGAGGACGAATGGCTAATTTCATAAGGTAAACTcaaatttttttcgaaaatttaactaaaaacttcgcCCACAGTTCCACCACTGAATGTAGCCATACTAAGGATTTCTCCTACTAAACCATCGTTACATATTCATGTAATTACTTCAAAAGTATATTCTCTATTAATTTTCATTTGAATACGCATTTCGTTTTATATTTATTCGGGGTTTTTTCAGCTTATTACGAGCTGTGCATATCTCCCACCCAATGGCTCCTTTCTCTCAACATGGAAAACATATTTCCTTGCCTTAGTTAGACAATATTATAGCTGTTGTAAATAATATTGTTTCCGTATATACGCATCATCCCATAGTATAAATAGCTTGTGCATACTTTGTATTGAGCAACTGATATGAATAAGATACATAATATACACTCTCCCATTCTCAATACAGCTACTCGGTTAGCATGCCGAGCAGACCCAGTAAGGCGGTAACCCACAGTTTTATGAATGGGAGTGCACACTTGAATATTTTTTTTGTGAATAATATAACAAAAATGATTAACAATTAAGTCAACCAGAGcagatcctctgtcccattttaTGTCTCATCTTGTGTTACATTACCTCTCCTAATGATACATTAGCACTTTGATATATAATATTACCATTTTATTATTTCAAGTGTGATGTGTCAAGATGTTAAGGGAATGGAGGTTGAGGTTCATAGATGAGAATGATTACAATTTTGTATACAGGTTTGTGTGTTTTGATTGTGAGTGATAGTAGACCACTAGACCCCATGTAGTATACTTTTACGAGGTTTGTATATATTTAAGAGGTTTGTCTATTGTTATATTAAAGTTTGTTGTTAGAGAGGTTTGTGTGTTGAGTGATGTGACATTAGACAAACCTCATTTGGGGTTTGTTTATTGCTAATGCCCTATGAGTGGAACTATCAAGTTACTCCGTTCCTCTTAATTATTTGTCTACTTATTCCATTTTAGAGCATCAcgttcatttatttaccttttttgtACAAGAAATGTTTTTATGAGTGATTTGACCACCAAAAATGGCACCCTTCCTTTGCCTTTGTTTTTGGAGTGGAGATCACCTGTCCTACTTTTATATCCCATCTCGTGTCCCATCCCCTTAAGATCTTGACACATcacaattaaaataataaaaatggcAGCATTATATATCAAAGTGCTAACGTGTCATTATGAGAAGTAAGGGGACACAAGATGTGACATAAAATGGGTCAGAGGAAAAAATAAATTTAGTGGATTCCTCGCTCTaccatgtgagaggtctctcaataataTTATTGAGAGACTGCCTCTCTGAAATTTTTGTATCTGGAGTTTTTGTGCAGAAATAAATAACAAAGCCTAAAACAAGGTTATTGACAAATCGAATTCATTAAAGAAAACCTAAAATtaacaaattttaaaaaaatcgAAGAGGTTGTCAGAGCAAATAGAACATGAAATTAACAGTCCAAATAACAAATTTGGGAACTTAGAGATGTGTTTATAAGTACAAAGCGTTTTGCTTGTGACAGATACTATTCGTCACAActcataagcttgtgacggatagtgtccgtcttcaatgagaatttgtgttataaGTATAATAACGTCACTTGTGTCATTGTGTGCCtttaagaaagaaacaaaaagaaaCGGGGTAAGAGGAGGTGAATTTTAACAAGTAAAAATAAGCATTAAAAAAGAGATCTGGGGAATTCGAACCCCCAACCACGCACTTCACCAAGGTGTCCTGCCACATGCATCTTAGTATCTTATCGTTGTGCCGACCAAGTATTTggagctcttttttttttttcaaaaaagaaAATCAGAATCGGTGGCGCATGGTGCACCCCCAATTCGTAGATTATACAACCATTTACACATTACaaacatgaactttgaattagctcagaaaaaatacatataaactcggattcttatacttggttgtacaatacttatggtacaactggatgtataatcctatttgtgggtGCACCCCTGCCCTGGTCTGCTAGACCGCCACTAATGTTATCAGGTGGACAAACCGACAAATCATACTTCAGCGAGTACTCGAACAACTTAATATACCGACTATCATATACTTTAAGTCCCCTCGTTTAGAATCTCCTAATTACACTTGTAATTTACACTTCAAATCCAAAATGTTAAATGAGACTGAATTGCGTACGAATGTAATTACCCGATTTTAAAACTTAttgttttgaagaaaaacaaaaatcaaagattAATTAACTTAAGTGACCTAGTTATAGCAAATTAATCAAAAGTAATTGAAATTAACTCTGTAAATGACTTTTTAACATTGTTCAATAGAATCTTTATCTTATCGCTATTATTTATGTCTAACgcgagaggaaatggtatccgtcacaagcttgtgacggatatcaccgtcttcaatgagattttgtgcataTTGAAATGTTCAATCAGCTGCTACATATTCGGAACACAAAAGTACATTGGCGAGTTAGCGAAAGTGAAATTTTACAGAAGAGTACGTTGTACAACTGTACAATGTCTATTCACTATTCACTACTCGCAAGAGTCACATGTCACAAATTCACGAGTAGAGTTTCTCTCCATTTTCTAAAAACAatccgtcttgcttgtgacggagatacccgtcgcaagcttgcgacgggtcggatAGTGCCGTTTAACTGCTAAATGAGTAGACAACCCgtaatgtgcgcaaataataaaTGCTGACAATTACTGTTTGTGAAGGGATTGTTGGcattaaacaaataataaagcaCCCCCTTCCCAATGTAACTCATTTACCACAAAAACTGTATTGTGAACctaatctctctaaaattctttcACATTCCTCCGTATCATCTTCTCTCCTTTTCTCTCCTCATTCAAAATTCTCTTAAAAAATCTTTCATGTGCCTCATTCTCTTTCCGATCCTTCATAATCAACcaacaaattacaaaacattaTCAAGAAGAATGGTAACAAA from Silene latifolia isolate original U9 population chromosome 2, ASM4854445v1, whole genome shotgun sequence encodes the following:
- the LOC141644168 gene encoding putative serine/threonine-protein kinase PBL3 gives rise to the protein MGNCLNSSAQVDFFNSHPTSASGVSKATSGSRTSQSSLSTSFTVSGPSVVSGSQGFSTPTFEKEILSSPSLKAFSYSDLKTATKKFGPDSVIGEGGFGYVFKGWIDEQTLLPAKAGTGMMVAVKKLKPEGYQGHREWLTEVNHLGQLHHPNVVKLIGYCSDSENRLLVYEYMSNGSLENHLFRRGDQPISWETRLKVAIGAAKGLSFLHDAESQVIYRNFKPSKILVDADFHAKLSDIGLAKAGPTGDHTHVSTEVIGTWGYAAPEYVAIGHLSTKSDVYSYGVVLLELLTGRRAYDRSKVTEEQDLVDWAKPYLGDRRKLFRIMDTKLEDQYPQKAALKVASLAVQCINSEPRLRPKMSEVVEELEKL